A region of the Azospirillum sp. B510 genome:
GCCGCCGGCCGTGCTCTTGATCATCACCGGATAGCCGATGCGGGCCGCCTCCGCCCGCGCATGCGCGGCATCGGTCAGCAGGCCGCTGCCGGGAGAGAGCGGCACGCCGCTGCGCTCCGCCAGCGCGCGGGCGCTGTGCTTCAGCCCGAAGGCGCGCATCTGCTCCGGCGTCGGCCCGATGAAGGTGATGCCGGCGGCGGCACAGGCCTCGGCGAAGCCGGGATTCTCCGACAGGAAGCCATAGCCGGGATGGATCGCCTGGGCGCCGGTCTCCTTCGCCGCCGCCAGGATGCGCTCGGCGTTCAGATAGCTCTCCGACACCGCGGCGGGGCCGATGCGGACGGCCTCCCCCGCCAGCGCCACATGCAGGGACTGGGCGTCGGCCTCGGAATGCACGGCGACCGAGGCGATGCCCATGCGGTCGAGCGTGCGGATGACGCGACAGGCGATCTCGCCGCGGTTGGCGATCAGGACCTTGGTGAACATGTCCGGTCCCCTCACGCCCGATCCCAAACCAGCACCTCGATGGGTGTCGGGTTGTAGTCGTTGCAAGGGTTGTTGAGCTGCGGGCAGTTGGAGATCAGGACGATCACATCCATCTCCGCCCGCATCTCCACATATTTGCCGGGGCCGCTGACGCCGTCGGCGAAGGTCAGGCCGCCGTCCGGCGTGACCGGCACATTCATGAAGAAGTTGATGTTGTGGGTGATGTCGCGCTTGGTCAGGCCGAATTGCTCATTCTCCGCCACCGCCAGCATCCAGCTGTCACGGCAGGCGTGCATGCATTTCTTCTCCAGCGCATAGCGCACCGTGTTGCTTTCGCTGGCGCAGGCGCCGCCCAGCGTGTCGTGGCGGCCGACGGTGTCGGCGACGATCTCCAGCATCGAGTTGCCCTGGCTGGAGATCAGCTTGGTCCCCACCGAGAGGTAGACATTGCGCTGTTCGCGGATGGTGTCGACGGCGCTGTAGCGCTCGGCCGGGTCGGCGGCGCTGTAGAACAGGGTGTCGGCGGCCTGGTTGCCCTCCAGATCGACGATGCGGAAAATCTGGCCCTTGCGGACCACCTCCATCCAGTAATCGCCAGCCGGAACAATCTTGCGATAGACGGCGGCCTCGGGGCGCAGGGTGCTTTCTTTCGTCATGCTGGCCTTGGTCATGGTCGCGCCCCTCAGCCGCACAGGTGATAGAGGCGATTGTTGGCGAAGCCGCGCCCGTTCTCCGGCCGCGATCCTTTGCAGGCATCATCCCCGGCGACCGGCTCGGCCTTGCGGAACTGGTAGAGGATGGGCTTGCGCGGATAGTCGGCGGCGGGATTCAGCGGGTGCGGGCAGGTGTGCAGCAGCACCAGCGTGTCCATCTCGAAGCGCAGGTCGACATGGGCACCGGTTTTGGCGGCGGACGGGTCGAAAACCAGCGTGCCGTCCTCCTCGGTGCGCACCTTGCTGAACCAGTTGACGTTGGCGGCGAGGTCGCGGCGGCCCAAACCGTATTTGGCGGCTTCCACCAGGAAGCTGTCATGGCCGTTCAGCGTCCAGTCGTTGCGGTGGGTCTGGTAGTCCTTGTGGCCCCAGCGTTCCGTCACCAGCGCCTTGGTGGAGTTGCCGCACACCGTGTCGTGCCAGCCGGCGCTGTCCTCGATGATGGAGCAGAAGATGCGCCCCATGTCGGAATAGAGGCAGTGGCCGGCGGTCAGCTTGAAGCTGTGCTGGCACTTCAGCGTGTCGGGGGCGTTGTAGCGCTCCAGCGGGTTCTGCGGGTTGTAGAACAGCATCCCGACATTGGCGCCGCCCTCGCG
Encoded here:
- a CDS encoding urea amidolyase associated protein UAAP1, whose amino-acid sequence is MDRQDVLYEDEIPGGKHWSFTIRRGTVLRLIDREGGANVGMLFYNPQNPLERYNAPDTLKCQHSFKLTAGHCLYSDMGRIFCSIIEDSAGWHDTVCGNSTKALVTERWGHKDYQTHRNDWTLNGHDSFLVEAAKYGLGRRDLAANVNWFSKVRTEEDGTLVFDPSAAKTGAHVDLRFEMDTLVLLHTCPHPLNPAADYPRKPILYQFRKAEPVAGDDACKGSRPENGRGFANNRLYHLCG
- a CDS encoding urea amidolyase associated protein UAAP2, translating into MTKESTLRPEAAVYRKIVPAGDYWMEVVRKGQIFRIVDLEGNQAADTLFYSAADPAERYSAVDTIREQRNVYLSVGTKLISSQGNSMLEIVADTVGRHDTLGGACASESNTVRYALEKKCMHACRDSWMLAVAENEQFGLTKRDITHNINFFMNVPVTPDGGLTFADGVSGPGKYVEMRAEMDVIVLISNCPQLNNPCNDYNPTPIEVLVWDRA